The Bacillus sp. Y1 genome has a window encoding:
- a CDS encoding aminotransferase yhxA, producing the protein MSKTRRMMTGITSTALVLGMAGCSSDTEEYTYTEDIPDPPEDTSCSDWEWDAEDGVWECDDYDSNYYGHYFYGGRYYKGKSALKASKDYISYKNSSSFKGSTSSGTVKNSNGFGKGTTSSGG; encoded by the coding sequence ATGTCAAAAACAAGACGAATGATGACAGGTATTACATCAACGGCTCTTGTCCTAGGAATGGCAGGTTGTAGCTCGGATACGGAGGAGTACACGTATACAGAGGATATTCCTGATCCACCAGAGGACACAAGCTGTTCAGATTGGGAATGGGATGCAGAGGATGGTGTATGGGAATGTGATGATTACGATTCGAATTATTATGGGCATTATTTTTATGGTGGGCGCTATTACAAAGGAAAAAGTGCTCTTAAGGCAAGCAAGGATTATATCTCATACAAAAACAGCTCTTCCTTTAAAGGAAGTACGTCAAGTGGAACCGTGAAAAATAGTAATGGATTTGGAAAAGGAACAACAAGCTCAGGAGGGTAA